In Candidatus Eremiobacteraceae bacterium, one DNA window encodes the following:
- a CDS encoding phage holin family protein, producing MHLLVRFIINALAVLAISYWPWHVMGIHSDGWLPAVEAAVVLGIANAIIRPILMLLTCPLIVLTLGIGTLFINALIFYYGLRWIPGFTVPGFWAAFWGAIVVTVISWVLSLIIREPEDQRPQRQTTN from the coding sequence ATGCACTTACTCGTACGGTTCATCATCAACGCTTTGGCGGTGCTGGCCATCTCGTATTGGCCCTGGCACGTCATGGGCATACACAGCGACGGGTGGCTGCCGGCGGTCGAGGCCGCGGTCGTGCTTGGCATCGCCAACGCCATCATCCGCCCGATCCTGATGCTGCTCACCTGCCCGCTGATCGTCCTGACGCTTGGCATCGGCACGTTGTTCATCAACGCGCTGATCTTCTATTACGGCTTGCGCTGGATCCCGGGATTCACCGTTCCGGGGTTCTGGGCGGCGTTCTGGGGCGCGATCGTCGTAACGGTCATCTCGTGGGTGCTCTCGCTCATCATCCGCGAGCCTGAGGATCAGCGGCCGCAGCGCCAGACGACCAACTAG
- a CDS encoding Clp protease N-terminal domain-containing protein, which translates to MFTRFSPAAQGVVHLAEQECRNASHYYLGTEHLLLAMAIAPPADVSAYFESIGAQPWEIKRALRSAMDPPCEHPWEGIIITPRVRRLFDDLTSALGADARIEPVDVLRAIVADGGGVAARVLTAWTSPSPARH; encoded by the coding sequence GTGTTCACCCGATTCAGCCCCGCGGCACAGGGCGTCGTCCACCTGGCAGAACAAGAGTGCCGCAACGCGAGCCACTACTACTTAGGCACGGAACACCTCTTGCTCGCGATGGCGATCGCGCCGCCGGCCGACGTCAGCGCGTATTTCGAATCGATCGGCGCGCAGCCATGGGAGATCAAACGCGCGCTGCGCTCGGCGATGGATCCGCCGTGCGAGCACCCGTGGGAAGGGATCATCATCACGCCACGGGTCAGACGGTTGTTCGACGACCTGACAAGCGCGCTCGGCGCCGACGCGCGCATCGAACCAGTGGACGTGCTGCGCGCCATCGTCGCGGACGGCGGTGGCGTGGCGGCGCGCGTGCTGACGGCCTGGACGTCGCCATCGCCGGCGCGACACTAG
- a CDS encoding TrkA family potassium uptake protein codes for MFIIVVGGGKLGTYLARALLEAKHEVVVIEKVDRKAQALAQTINAEIAQIGDGCDPLVLEEAGAERADVVIADTGDDEDNLVICLITKKRFTKPRTIARVNNPKNKQIFEELGIDSVVSGTEIVMKMVAQEVDRASRSPA; via the coding sequence ATGTTCATCATCGTCGTCGGCGGCGGCAAACTCGGGACCTATCTCGCGCGTGCGCTGCTCGAGGCCAAGCACGAGGTCGTCGTGATCGAAAAAGTGGATCGCAAAGCGCAGGCGCTCGCGCAGACGATCAACGCGGAGATCGCCCAGATCGGCGACGGTTGCGACCCGCTCGTCCTCGAGGAGGCCGGCGCCGAGCGCGCCGACGTCGTCATCGCGGACACGGGAGACGACGAGGACAACCTGGTCATCTGCCTGATCACCAAGAAAAGGTTCACCAAGCCGCGCACGATCGCTCGCGTCAACAATCCGAAGAACAAGCAGATCTTCGAAGAGCTCGGCATCGATTCAGTCGTCAGCGGCACCGAGATCGTCATGAAGATGGTAGCGCAAGAGGTCGACCGGGC
- a CDS encoding DMT family transporter has product MGIILALAAAFVYGAADFFGGLAAKRNVVWPVVFVSGAVGLVTALAAVMLLRGGAPSPRDLGLGALIGIVGIVGIAALYRGLAIARMSVVAPITAVVAAVVPIAYGVLRGERPSGLAILGIVLALGAVALVSRSSDEDVAGDPEPSRAGLLLALLSGLGFGFVYVLLAASSRGVWPLVASRTMFVLCTGLIVWRMRPAVLLAPGTALWTVLSGALDMSANMLYLLALRHTLVAIAAVLASLYPASTVMLARIVLHERLHAVQWAGVACALAGVVLLAHG; this is encoded by the coding sequence ATGGGAATTATTCTTGCATTGGCGGCGGCGTTCGTCTACGGCGCCGCTGACTTTTTTGGGGGACTGGCGGCCAAGCGCAACGTCGTGTGGCCGGTCGTCTTCGTTTCGGGCGCGGTGGGTCTCGTGACAGCGCTCGCCGCAGTGATGCTGCTCCGCGGCGGCGCGCCATCGCCGCGCGACTTGGGGCTGGGCGCGCTCATAGGCATCGTCGGCATCGTCGGCATCGCCGCGTTGTATCGAGGCCTTGCGATCGCCCGCATGAGCGTCGTCGCGCCGATCACCGCGGTGGTGGCCGCCGTCGTGCCGATCGCATACGGCGTGTTGCGCGGGGAGCGCCCATCGGGCCTGGCGATTCTCGGCATCGTCCTTGCGCTGGGAGCCGTCGCGCTGGTGTCGAGGTCCAGTGACGAAGACGTTGCCGGTGATCCGGAGCCCAGCCGCGCCGGCTTGCTCCTCGCACTGCTCAGCGGCTTGGGTTTTGGCTTCGTCTACGTTCTGCTCGCCGCCAGCTCGCGCGGCGTCTGGCCGCTCGTCGCCTCGCGTACGATGTTCGTCTTGTGCACGGGGCTCATCGTGTGGCGCATGCGCCCTGCGGTGCTGCTCGCGCCGGGCACAGCCCTATGGACCGTGCTCAGCGGCGCGCTCGACATGAGCGCGAACATGCTGTACCTCCTCGCGCTGCGCCACACGTTGGTGGCGATCGCCGCCGTCCTCGCCTCGCTGTATCCGGCGAGCACCGTGATGCTCGCGCGCATCGTGCTGCACGAGCGGCTTCACGCGGTGCAATGGGCCGGCGTCGCCTGTGCGCTGGCCGGCGTCGTGCTGTTGGCGCACGGCTGA
- the uvrC gene encoding excinuclease ABC subunit UvrC: MISLQEQLERLPAEPGVYQMLDPDGEVLYVGKAIDLRTRVRSYFQPGRAHHARTDAMVERVAGVRTIIVKSEAEALLLEATLIKQYKPPFNVRLKDDKKYPYLKVTLGESYPRVIFTRKLVDDGSRYYGPYTNAAVLRDSINLIRRVFPLRTCRLDDIGIKPHRPCLQYHIKRCMAPCAGLQTRDEYAAIVADVVLFLEGRQALLVERLEQQMHDAAEHFSYEFAARLRDRIAEIKRVMARQEVVWRSKIDMDLVAGAHGQGVSCMEVFFVRAGKLVGQEHFIVEGTEGRSPDEILASFVAQYYATAPNVPKELMLEAAVPDRRALCDALSLRRGNRVRVLVPRRGQRADFMETVRRNAEQHLKEFLTTSAVARERSSVALEELAAALALPAVPTRIECYDISHVSGTNVVGSMVVFEEGKPSKSDYRRFKIQGVEVNDDPANMAQMLRRRLRYISPDVEVGGKDKKFAKRPNLLLIDGGRAQLDAALRVLAELDLVAVPVAALAKQFEELYLPGEDEPVLLPRNSPALHLVQRIRDEAHRFAVAYHRKLRGKAQVVSGLDGVPGVGPARKRALVRAFGSAAAVKRASAAELAAVPGISPALAESILDALNQRT, encoded by the coding sequence GTGATCTCATTGCAAGAGCAGCTCGAACGGCTGCCCGCCGAGCCTGGCGTCTACCAAATGCTCGACCCCGACGGCGAGGTGCTCTACGTCGGCAAGGCGATCGATCTGCGCACGCGCGTGCGTTCGTATTTCCAGCCCGGGCGCGCCCACCACGCGCGCACCGATGCGATGGTCGAGCGCGTGGCCGGCGTGCGCACGATCATCGTCAAGAGCGAGGCCGAGGCGCTGCTGCTCGAGGCGACGCTCATCAAGCAGTACAAGCCGCCGTTCAACGTCAGGCTCAAAGACGACAAGAAGTATCCGTATCTCAAAGTGACGCTGGGCGAGTCGTATCCGCGCGTCATCTTCACGCGCAAGCTCGTCGACGACGGCAGCCGCTACTACGGGCCGTACACCAACGCCGCCGTCCTGCGCGATTCGATCAATCTCATCCGCCGCGTGTTCCCGTTGCGCACCTGCCGGCTCGACGACATCGGCATCAAGCCGCACCGCCCATGCCTGCAGTACCACATCAAACGCTGCATGGCGCCGTGCGCCGGTTTGCAGACGCGCGACGAGTACGCCGCGATCGTGGCGGACGTGGTGCTGTTCCTGGAAGGCCGCCAGGCGCTGCTGGTCGAGCGGCTCGAGCAGCAGATGCACGACGCCGCCGAGCACTTTTCGTATGAGTTCGCGGCCCGTTTGCGCGACCGGATCGCCGAGATCAAGCGCGTCATGGCGCGACAAGAGGTGGTCTGGCGCAGCAAGATCGACATGGACCTGGTGGCCGGCGCCCACGGCCAAGGCGTGTCGTGCATGGAAGTGTTCTTCGTGCGCGCCGGCAAGCTCGTCGGCCAAGAGCACTTCATCGTCGAGGGCACGGAAGGGCGCTCGCCTGACGAGATCCTCGCGAGCTTCGTGGCGCAATATTACGCGACGGCGCCCAACGTGCCCAAGGAATTGATGCTCGAGGCCGCGGTGCCGGACCGACGCGCGCTGTGCGACGCGCTCTCGCTGCGGCGCGGCAACCGCGTGCGCGTGCTCGTGCCGCGCCGCGGTCAGCGCGCCGATTTCATGGAGACGGTGCGGCGCAACGCCGAACAGCATCTCAAAGAATTTCTCACCACGAGCGCGGTGGCGCGCGAGCGCTCCAGCGTCGCGCTCGAGGAGCTCGCCGCAGCGCTCGCCCTGCCGGCGGTCCCGACCCGCATCGAATGCTATGACATCTCACACGTCTCGGGCACCAACGTCGTCGGCTCGATGGTCGTGTTCGAAGAAGGCAAGCCGTCCAAGTCCGACTACCGGCGTTTCAAGATCCAGGGCGTCGAAGTCAACGACGACCCTGCGAACATGGCGCAGATGTTGCGCCGGCGGCTGCGCTACATCTCGCCCGACGTCGAGGTCGGCGGCAAGGACAAGAAATTCGCCAAGCGCCCGAACTTGCTGCTCATCGACGGCGGCCGCGCGCAGCTCGACGCTGCGCTCAGGGTCCTCGCCGAGCTCGACTTAGTGGCCGTGCCGGTCGCTGCGCTGGCCAAGCAGTTCGAGGAGCTGTACCTTCCCGGCGAGGACGAGCCCGTGCTGCTGCCGCGCAATTCGCCGGCGCTGCACTTGGTCCAGCGCATCCGCGATGAGGCGCACCGGTTCGCGGTGGCGTATCATCGCAAGCTGCGCGGCAAAGCGCAAGTCGTGTCAGGGCTCGACGGCGTGCCGGGGGTGGGCCCCGCGCGCAAGCGGGCGCTGGTGCGGGCGTTCGGCTCTGCGGCAGCAGTCAAGCGAGCGTCGGCGGCCGAGCTCGCGGCGGTGCCGGGCATCAGCCCGGCTTTGGCCGAATCGATCCTCGACGCGCTCAACCAGCGCACGTAA
- a CDS encoding GerMN domain-containing protein yields MSCPQPRANSLIAAVVAAMLVLAGGCTKKPPPIVQPQGHFTVDFVDAGTEALAPVDYTVDPNLHGEGLADYAATQLLAGPATGRDAVVLFPAGTTLNVTVQDDTAVVDIEGALAKAYSGGADDESAMFKSLVYTLTNVPGIARVQVLVGGKKRAALPGGHMELDEPLTRESFAQ; encoded by the coding sequence ATGAGCTGTCCCCAGCCTCGCGCGAACTCTCTCATCGCTGCCGTCGTGGCGGCGATGCTCGTGTTGGCAGGCGGTTGCACCAAAAAACCGCCGCCGATCGTGCAGCCGCAAGGCCATTTCACCGTCGATTTCGTCGACGCCGGCACCGAAGCGCTTGCCCCGGTCGACTACACGGTCGATCCAAATCTGCACGGCGAAGGCCTCGCCGACTACGCCGCGACCCAGTTGCTGGCCGGGCCGGCCACCGGGCGCGACGCGGTCGTGCTGTTCCCCGCCGGCACGACGCTCAACGTGACGGTCCAGGATGACACGGCGGTCGTCGACATCGAGGGCGCGCTCGCCAAAGCCTATAGCGGCGGCGCCGACGACGAATCGGCGATGTTCAAGTCGCTGGTCTACACCCTCACGAACGTCCCCGGCATCGCACGCGTCCAAGTATTGGTCGGCGGAAAGAAACGCGCGGCGTTGCCCGGCGGTCACATGGAGCTCGACGAGCCGCTGACAAGGGAGTCGTTCGCGCAGTGA
- a CDS encoding TrkA family potassium uptake protein, with product MNYLIVGCGRVGSTLAKRLARAGHDVTVVDENSAAFKRLGRDFPGKMVLGTGIDVDVLCRAGIERADGMATCTQGDNRNIMAALIAKHHFKVKTVVARIYDPMRAAMYRDFGVLTVCPTTVGAHQMATALLQETYRKLPYERHDVEVVEFLVTDELAGLSVDDLTLAGKTRACVVVRNGASLIPSGDLRLRGGDRVVAIVAPEAEPEFRKLIAPALAAR from the coding sequence ATGAATTACTTGATCGTCGGGTGCGGCCGTGTCGGCTCTACCTTGGCGAAACGGCTCGCGCGCGCGGGTCATGATGTCACCGTCGTCGACGAGAACTCGGCCGCGTTCAAACGCCTGGGCCGCGACTTCCCCGGCAAGATGGTCTTGGGGACCGGCATCGATGTCGACGTGCTGTGCCGCGCCGGCATCGAGCGCGCGGACGGCATGGCGACGTGCACGCAGGGCGACAACCGCAACATCATGGCGGCGCTCATCGCCAAGCATCATTTCAAGGTCAAGACCGTGGTCGCGCGCATCTACGACCCGATGCGCGCGGCGATGTATCGCGATTTCGGCGTGCTCACCGTGTGTCCGACCACCGTCGGCGCGCACCAGATGGCCACCGCGCTGCTGCAAGAGACGTACCGCAAGCTCCCCTACGAACGCCACGACGTCGAAGTCGTCGAGTTCCTCGTCACCGACGAGCTGGCGGGACTCTCGGTCGACGACCTCACCCTGGCGGGCAAGACGCGCGCCTGCGTCGTGGTGCGCAACGGAGCGAGCCTCATCCCATCGGGCGATCTGCGCCTGCGCGGCGGCGATCGAGTGGTCGCCATCGTCGCGCCCGAAGCCGAGCCCGAGTTCCGCAAGCTGATCGCCCCCGCGCTGGCGGCGCGTTAG
- a CDS encoding DedA family protein yields MHVLEAVSQFVLDLITRLGYTGLFAGMFGQAVGVPLPSELMMGFGGYLAFAHTFNFLAVVLVGTGGDTLGAVVAYWIGYYGGRPLLTRFGRFFFIAQRELAAADAWFARFGSRAVLICKLLPGIRAFGSYPAGVTRMNFGVFLGYTAMGSAAFCTLFAEAGYHLGKHWDLIIEQIKPISIVLLAALAIGIAIWLVVRARMEKAGGSSAA; encoded by the coding sequence ATGCACGTCCTCGAAGCAGTTTCGCAGTTCGTCCTAGACCTCATCACCCGGCTCGGCTACACCGGCTTGTTCGCGGGCATGTTCGGCCAGGCGGTCGGCGTGCCGTTGCCGAGCGAGCTCATGATGGGCTTCGGCGGCTACCTCGCCTTCGCGCATACGTTCAACTTCTTGGCGGTCGTGCTGGTGGGCACGGGCGGCGATACGCTCGGCGCAGTGGTCGCCTACTGGATCGGCTACTACGGCGGGCGGCCGCTGCTGACGCGCTTCGGGCGTTTCTTCTTCATCGCGCAGCGCGAGTTGGCGGCGGCCGATGCGTGGTTCGCGCGCTTCGGCAGCCGCGCGGTGCTGATCTGCAAGCTGCTGCCCGGCATCCGCGCCTTCGGCTCGTACCCTGCCGGCGTGACGCGCATGAATTTCGGCGTGTTCTTGGGCTACACCGCGATGGGCTCGGCGGCGTTCTGCACGCTCTTCGCCGAGGCGGGCTATCATCTGGGCAAGCATTGGGACCTCATCATCGAGCAGATCAAGCCCATCAGCATCGTGCTGCTGGCGGCGCTCGCCATCGGCATCGCCATCTGGCTCGTCGTGCGCGCGCGCATGGAAAAGGCCGGCGGCTCGAGCGCCGCGTAA